The following nucleotide sequence is from Triticum dicoccoides isolate Atlit2015 ecotype Zavitan chromosome 7B, WEW_v2.0, whole genome shotgun sequence.
TCTTGTTTGACGATAACACAAGTACTTGCTTCGGTGTGTGTACAATAAGCCCAGGCCATGTTCATCAGTTATTTTTTTTCCTTGTCCTTGACCACCTATGAGTATACAATAAGCTAGCTGGGGCAACTTTTCTCCTTCACCATCTAGTATACATGCTGCCCAATTTTGGTGGATTGCTTTCATCCTGAATTACTGATGTTTGCCTGCAACGTACTGCGAATAGCACATAACGCTCGCTCTTCAGTGTGTTTTTCCTAAGAATAATCAATTTAGCCTTTTTTTTTGTACCCCTCGCAGGGTAAGCATTATGGTTATGATATGCGTAAATTGAAATTTCATTGATGAACATGAATTGTTAATTTAGCATTGAGTATTATTATCCGGAGTTTCTGGTAAGGAATGGTTGGTAACACTGTAGACTTTTACCATACATACAAAAGGATGTACCATAAAGGAAAAAAAAATCAAAGATATGCAGAAGTTCTCTGTTAATATACGCAATGTCTGAAAATGCATGCGAATAGAAGTCCATGGAGGCAAGGAGCAATTGAAATTCCAAATGCTATTAATTTGCTAACAGAAagcaagcataaagtaaaacaaaATCAAAAGTCCTAGTACGTATTTGGAAGGCAAGGCTCTCGCACGAATTTCGTAGGAAACCCCAAATCCGATGAGAATGGATGTTTGTTTTCCTGCGAAATTCCCACGCTCCAAACAGTGCCACAcacacgccatgtaaactactgcaGATGCAGCTTATGAACCACCATGTACTCTTGAAAACATAAGCATATGCAATGAACAAAACAGAAAACCGTCGTCTCCGATCACCTGCACTTGTTGGAGAAGATGCCTCCCACGAGGGACAACGcattcttcctctgcttcttgtgCTGCTTCTTCTTGGCTTTCTTGTTGCTCTTCATCTTCCTTATGTCATCATCGACCATCTTGATTGTCAGCGCCTCCGAGAGGCTCGGCAGGTACTCGAGGCTGGCCATCCACTCCTCGGCCCTGGTCTCGTCGACCCATAGATCGCTGCGAACCCGGCCGTCACCGTATTCCTCCTCTGCGCCGACCATCGCGGTCCTGCCGAcgtcgatgacggcgagctccttcCCTTTCTTGAGGTCCGCGGAGTCGGAGAAGATCCCCAGGCTGTTTGCGAACTGCATGCCGATGCTGGAGACGGCCATCTCCATCTGCGATTGCCTCTGCTTGAGTTGCGCCAGCTCGCTCCTAGACTCCGCCAGGTCGGCCTCCAGCTTCTTCAGGCAGCCCAGCAACGTGGATGACGGCGGGGAAGCCGCCCGTGGCACGCTGAACTTGGAGCTGGATGCGCTGCTGCCACGGGAGCCTGCGACGTACCTCACACCGCCGAAGACCTCGACGGCCTCCCTGACAGACTGGAACGGCCGGGAGCTGTCGATCTCCGCGCGAGCCGCGGTGGCGGTGATCTCCATGAGTGGTAGAGATGGTAATTGATGGACTGATGGGATTGCATGGCAAGAATGTGAGTGGGGGACTGAAGTAGACATATGTGCGTTCTTGGTTTTGTCTTCGCTTCTACTTCAAACACCAACCCGCCCGAGTAACATGAGAATGCAGGCCTTGTGTCGGCGTCAAGTAAAACAGGCGGGTAGAGGGGAAGACGGGGACTTGTGACCAAAGGCAGCATGGAGGCCTTTTAGAGCAACTTAACACTTTTTTAGTCCAAGCCTGAGCTGTGTTTAAGGTCATCTCCACCGCCTACCCCGAGACTGCCCGCAACCATATGAAAGCACACGGTCTAAACGGTTTTACCATTCAATGCGGTCCTGTATTGGTCCACAGGCCGGTCGTAACGTGTTTTTTTCCATAAAGTGGTGATAAAGGGGCTTTGCGGGCGTGACAGCTGCCACGTCCGTGCCTAACTAACCTAGCCCATCAAAAACCGTCTTCCCTCGCCCATGTGCTTTCCTGTCCGGAGCCGGCTGCTCGCTTTCATGCCAATGTAGAGTGCCCGCTCCGCATTGATGCCAGCCCAGAGTGGAAGCGACCTCGAAAGCGGCGCGCCTGCTGGGAGCGCCGCCTGCGCCGCGCCCCAGTGTTTGCGTCTGTTCAAAGTCGAAGAGACCTTTACCAGATGGGACGGGACGGATATGTACCACGCCTGTTCAGTGCCCGTCGTCCCTATGTCGCCATTAAGCAGGCCTGCctgccgaggaaccaactccggcaccGCGCATTGACGCTCCCGGACACTTGGCCTCATCAGAATCCACTGTTTAAAGGCGGAtgacggtgtcaaaaacggcggatctcgggtagggggtcccgaactgtgcgtctaaggctaatggtaacaggcggcaggagacacaatgtttactgaggttcgggccctctctatggaggtaataccctacttcctgcttgattgatcttgatgatatgagtattacaagagttgatctaccacgagatcgtagaggctaaaccctagaagctagcctatgattatgattgttgttgtcctacggactaaaccctccggtttatatagacaccggagggggctagggttatacagagtcggttacagagaaggaaatctacatatccgaattgccaagcttgccttccacgcaaaggagagtcccacctggatacgggacgatgtcttcaatcttgtatcttcatagtccaacagtccggcataagcatatagtccggctgtccgaggaccccctaatccaggactccctcagtagcccctgaaccaggcttcaatggcgatgagtccggcatgcagattgtctttggcattgcaaggcgagttctttctccaaattctccagagtacctgtgGTGACGAGCAGTGTCCGACTTCCCATTTAATGTTGCACTCATCGGCTTCTTTACCTTAATAACATcagcctccacgtgtcgagcgaatgcgaggagccggggcatttttacatttgccaaccTGACCATGTatgtaaatcgtctattaaagagacggggatcctcagatccaaatcatacAATCTTCCCAAGCGAGGATTCAAgagagcgcgcccgaaaaaaccataccatcatggccggccaccacagctcctcctctcgcccccgtagcgctaagccaggtgattgggagaagtgtaccgtatcccacggccaattggtgaagttgcagacccaggggtttcttccgCCTGCATATCTCGTCCCCGTTCGAGCTGGATTAGCCACTTTtgacggcggggagcaagcggagagttttcccaacccatcccggggggagcgggtgtgccttgtcccttacttgctgaggggcatcggattcccgattcatccgttcctccgcgggctcctggagtattacggcctccagctgcacaattttacccctACCTCCATCCTACACATtgcaggttatgtcgccctttgcgagctatttctgggctgcgaagctcatttcgagctatggaagaggctgttctgccttgtcccccgcaatcaagagggatcaatattccaagtgggcggagccgaaatatggcgcatcgctgggaccgaatacttgtccggcactccgaagaagacatccgaagattggccttccgagtggttttatatagaggacgtctcccttcctgacccaatccgAATGGGCCTTCCGGAGTTTACaaatgctccgttgaagaagcgcTATAGCTGGCGTCCCTGGAATccccaggaggaagatagcagagaggtctttcaattgatgggcaggataaaaatgcttgccaaatctggattgacaataatcaaggtcatgtcaatatgcataatgcgaggggtgcagccactccagtatcgggggcatcccatgtggcacttcaatggagaagacgatgccacccgctgcggtcggaaaggtccggactcaccaccgctctggcgaaaatactgtccgatttatataaaggagaagaagaggagttcatccgcattaagccacgggacggattttccatgtacaaaccCTCTAGCTGGGTGAGCTGCCATCTGTTACTCAACTCTATTTATTTCCACAGTATTTCATCACGAATATTTACCTCGCTAGTCCATAACAGGAACTGCGGAAAGccgtgagggaggtccacagcccgcctccacagccagaggaccacaaccaggCCCTCGACCCTGgattcgaagaagatccggacatatttgtggagtttGACGGtagggtgttttaccaggcgagccgTGAAGACACCTTGGTGGCCATCGTTGCCGATTATCCCGGCCTCCTCCCGGCACCACGTGTAAGTAAACAATAGACT
It contains:
- the LOC119340813 gene encoding uncharacterized protein LOC119340813 encodes the protein MSTSVPHSHSCHAIPSVHQLPSLPLMEITATAARAEIDSSRPFQSVREAVEVFGGVRYVAGSRGSSASSSKFSVPRAASPPSSTLLGCLKKLEADLAESRSELAQLKQRQSQMEMAVSSIGMQFANSLGIFSDSADLKKGKELAVIDVGRTAMVGAEEEYGDGRVRSDLWVDETRAEEWMASLEYLPSLSEALTIKMVDDDIRKMKSNKKAKKKQHKKQRKNALSLVGGIFSNKCR